One window of the Clupea harengus chromosome 20, Ch_v2.0.2, whole genome shotgun sequence genome contains the following:
- the magt1 gene encoding magnesium transporter protein 1 yields the protein MSPKLLYALFLVLLCHAKSSDGQKKKETLLSEKVTQMMEWASKRAVIRMNGEKFRKLIRAPPRNYSVVIMFTALQPQRQCAVCRQADEEYQILANSWRYSSAFTNRVFFAAVDFDEGSDVFQMLNMNSAPTFIHFPSKGKPKKADTYELQVRGFAAEQLARWVADRTDVHIRVIRPPNYAGPLMLGFLLAVIGGLAYLRRNNLEFLYNKNVWAFSALCFVLIMTSGQMWNHIRGPPYAHKNPNTGQVSYIHGSSQAQFVAETHIVLLFNAAVTIGMVLLHEAATSEMDIGKRKIMCIAGIGLVVLFFSWLLSIFRAKYHGYPYSFLIS from the exons ATGTCTCCGAAACTTTTGTATGCACTGTTTTTAGTGTTACTTTGTCATGCAAAATCTTCAGATggacagaagaagaaagag ACGCTTCTCTCTGAGAAGGTCACCCAGATGATGGAATGGGCCAGCAAGCGCGCTGTCATCCGCATGAACGGAGAAAAGTTCCGGAAGCTGATTAGGGCTCCTCCGCGGAACTACTCCGTGGTGATCATGTTCACCGCGCTACAGCCTCAGAGACAGTGCGCCGTGTGCAG ACAAGCAGATGAGGAATACCAAATCCTGGCCAATTCCTGGCGGTACTCCAGTGCCTTCACCAACAGAGTCTTCTTTGCAGCTGTGGACTTTGATGAAGGATCAGATGTCTTTCAAATG CTCAACATGAACTCGGCCCCCACCTTCATCCACTTCCCCTCCAAAGGGAAGCCCAAGAAAGCCGACACCTACGAGCTGCAGGTGCGAGGATTTGCAGCGGAACAGCTGGCCCGTTGGGTGGCAGACCGCACCGACGTCCAT ATACGCGTGATCCGCCCTCCTAACTACGCGGGGCCTCTAATGCTGGGCTTCCTGCTGGCGGTGATCGGAGGACTGGCGTACCTGCGCCGCAACAACCTGGAGTTCCTCTACAACAAGAACGTCTGGGCCTTCTCTGCTCTG TGCTTCGTGCTGAtcatgacatcaggccagatgTGGAACCACATCCGAGGACCTCCCTACGCCCACAAGAACCCCAACACAGGCCAAGTG AGCTACATCCATGGCAGCAGCCAGGCCCAGTTTGTGGCTGAGACTCACATCGTGCTCCTCTTCA ACGCCGCTGTGACTATCGGAATGGTCCTCTTACACGAAGCAGCCACGTCTGAAATGGACATTGGCAAGAGGAAAA TCATGTGCATCGCTGGGATTGGGCTGGTGGTGCTCTTCTTCAGCTGGTTACTATCCATCTTCAGAGCCAAATATCATGGATACCCCTACAG CTTCCTGATCAGCTAA